ACGTCTGTTCGGCGGCCGCCGACCTGCTGTGGTCACGGGTGATCAAAGAGTTCCCGAACGTCCGCTTCGCGCTGTCCGAAGGCGGCACGGGCTGGATCCCCTACTTCATCGATCGTCTCGACCGCACCTACGAGATGCACCACCTGTGGACCGGACAGGACTTCGGTAACCGGCTACCCAGCGAGGTCTTCCGGGAACGATTCCTCACCTGTTTCATCGCCGACCCGATCGGGATCAAGCTGCGCCACGACATCGGCATCGACAACATCGCCTGGGAATGCGACTACCCGCACTCCGACTCGTCGTGGCCGGCGGCGGCCGAGGAGTTGGCCTACGTGATGAGTGGACTGCCCGACGACGAGGTCAACAAGATCACCTACGAAAACGCCTGCCGGTGGTACTCGTTCGACCCCTTCGAACATCGCACCCGCGAACAGTGCACGGTCGGTGCGTTGCGCACCGAGGCCGGCGACCATGACGTCGAGATCCGCAGCTTCGACCACGGCCGATTCGAGCGCACTGCGGGCGCAACCCTCGGCTCGGTTAGCGCCAAACTCAATGTCTGACAACGCTAAACCGCCGCTGCGCGTTGCAATCGTCGGTGCCTCCGCCGGTCTCGGGAGGTGCATCGGCACCGGACTCGCGCAACGCGGTGCGCATGTGGCGCTGCTGGCACGTCGCTACGACAGGTTGGTCGACGCGGCCAAGGAGGCCGGCAACGGCGCCGTCGCGGTCGCCTGCGACGTCACCCGCGCCGACACCTGCGAGGCGGCGATGGCCGAAGTGGTCGGTGCCCTCGGCGGTCTCGACGCTCTGGTGTACACCACCGGCATGGGTGTGCTTTCGCCGCTGCGCGACATGACCGCCGAGCAATGGGCGCAGATGTTCGCCACCAATGTGACCGGCGCATCGCTGATCACCGCCGCCGCCGCGCCACACCTGGCCGCCGCCGCGGGCACGGCGGTGTACCTGTCGTCACTGAGTGCGTCCTAC
This genomic stretch from Mycobacterium paraterrae harbors:
- a CDS encoding SDR family oxidoreductase → MSDNAKPPLRVAIVGASAGLGRCIGTGLAQRGAHVALLARRYDRLVDAAKEAGNGAVAVACDVTRADTCEAAMAEVVGALGGLDALVYTTGMGVLSPLRDMTAEQWAQMFATNVTGASLITAAAAPHLAAAAGTAVYLSSLSASYTTPWPMLGAYSVTKSALDKLVEAWRIEHPEIGFTRLAVGDSLGGKGDAQTEFNKSWDPDVLESAIRYWMDNKYMVGGLVDAEHLTDVVDSVIRCGNSSFIPYLTLAPRASDAVKELRQW